In one window of Helianthus annuus cultivar XRQ/B chromosome 17, HanXRQr2.0-SUNRISE, whole genome shotgun sequence DNA:
- the LOC110921966 gene encoding cysteine-rich receptor-like protein kinase 2: MAFLVVLLVLFFTKPGFSQKTDSNNTNVIAMRCGRNELVNQPNFIKNRNSTFRDLRAQLLDQRVLYARAQALSSGDSVFAAVQCRNYLSTDQCVACFDESVSELLICNSGNGGFVSFDNCYVRYEDYSGFYNDPYVMADADQTPTLVCGNQSASQPTVFNQVIDAFISDITKATPKTSNFYVASTRQITGENKTVYATAQCVEGMTQDSCQTCMNSAYDTLNDCFPNTQGKFFHLACFARYSDTPFFNVNQTIDITNLLKGHSSNIAVIAAAVAGGVLFLLVLLSWLLYRSWKKSKKTEQEFEGAIHYNYKDLQLATNDFSEENIIGKGGFGEVFKAVLDDNNVVAVKKLLLTHNGAKEEFENEVKLISNIHHRNLLRLLGWSVEGSYLFLVLEYMPNGSLDKFLWGTKRGTLNWDQRYEIIFGIARGLAHLHNEFHIKIIHRDIKSANILLSDDFKPKIADFGLARLQPEDQSHVSTKFAGTLGYTAPEYALRGVLSEKVDTYSFGIVTLEIISGKRSTEVKSGSQDTDYLIEHTWKLYEKKTHVKVIDDTLNLNQYEQEHVMKIIEIALLCTQSPASSRPTMSEVVLMLQEGQSLGKRKLTRPTFVNNQDRRIHIG; the protein is encoded by the exons ATGGCTTTCTTGGTTGTGTTGCTTGTGTTATTCTTCACTAAGCCAGGATTTTCACAGAAAACTGATAGTAACAATACTAACGTTATCGCCATGCGTTGTGGTCGTAACGAACTAGTAAATCAGCCAAACTTTATCAAGAATCGCAACTCAACGTTTCGTGATCTCAGAGCACAATTATTGGACCAAAGGGTACTTTATGCAAGAGCGCAGGCTTTAAGTTCAGGAGACTCGGTCTTTGCAGCCGTCCAGTGCCGCAACTACCTCTCTACAGATCAGTGTGTCGCTTGTTTTGATGAAAGTGTTTCTGAACTGCTCATCTGTAATTCTGGAAATGGTGGTTTTGTTAGTTTTGATAATTGCTATGTCAG GTATGAAGACTATTCTGGCTTCTATAACGACCCTTATGTCATGGCGGATGCGGATCAGACTCCAACTTTAGTATGTGGAAATCAATCAGCATCTCAGCCAACAGTATTTAATCAAGTTATAGATGCGTTTATATCGGATATCACAAAAGCTACTCCTAAAACCTCAAACTTCTATGTGGCATCCACAAGGCAAATCACAGGTGAAAACAAAACGGTGTACGCGACTGCACAGTGTGTCGAAGGTATGACTCAGGACAGTTGCCAAACCTGCATGAATTCAGCATATGACACATTGAATGATTGCTTTCCGAATACACAAGGAAAGTTCTTCCACCTTGCTTGTTTTGCAAGGTATTCAGACACTCCGTTTTTTAATGTCAACCAGACAATAGACATTACAAATCTCTTAAAAG GACATTCAAGTAACATAGCCGTAATTGCTGCAGCCGTCGCTGGTGGTGTTCTTTTTCTCCTTGTCCTTCTTTCATGGTTATTGTATCGATCATGGAAGAAGTCTAAGAAGACCGAACAAG AATTTGAGGGGGCAATACATTACAATTATAAAGATCTGCAGCTGGCAACCAATGATTTCAGTGAAGAAAATATAATAGGAAAAGGAGGTTTTGGGGAAGTGTTTAAG GCAGTCCTTGATGACAATAATGTGGTGGCAGTGAAGAAACTTCTATTAACACATAATGGAGCAAAAGAAGAATTTGAGAATGAAGTTAAGCTTATAAGTAACATTCATCATCGAAATCTTCTACGTCTCCTTGGATGGTCCGTTGAAGGATCTTATTTATTTCTTGTCCTTGAATATATGCCGAATGGAAGTCTCGACAAGTTCTTATGGG GTACAAAAAGAGGGACTCTCAATTGGGACCAACGCTATGAAATAATATTTGGGATAGCTAGGGGTCTTGCTCATCTCCACAATGAATTCCATATCAAAATCATCCACAGAGATATCAAATCTGCGAATATCCTCCTTAGTGATGATTTCAAACCCAAAATAGCGGATTTTGGGTTGGCAAGGTTACAACCGGAGGACCAATCTCATGTTAGCACCAAGTTTGCCGGCACATT GGGATACACAGCACCGGAGTATGCACTTCGTGGTGTTCTATCGGAAAAAGTTGACACTTACAGCTTTGGAATTGTGACTCTTGAAATTATTAGTGGCAAAAGAAGTACAGAAGTGAAATCAGGAAGTCAAGATACCGATTACCTCATAGAACAT ACGTGGAAGTTGTACGAGAAGAAAACGCATGTAAAGGTCATAGATGATACATTAAACTTGAACCAATATGAACAAGAACATGTGATGAAGATCATTGAGATTGCCTTGCTGTGTACCCAATCACCTGCTTCGAGTCGACCCACCATGTCCGAAGTGGTTTTGATGCTTCAGGAAGGCCAGTCATTAGGAAAACGAAAGCTGACGAGACCTACTTTTGTAAACAATCAAGATAGAAGGATTCATATAGGCTGA